One Actinospica robiniae DSM 44927 genomic region harbors:
- a CDS encoding sensor histidine kinase: MRPRDRVRRRDRVTRLRELQPLDRLSSLRIKLGVLVAASVTVSAGFVAIGVTLGIQARYVVTVAVLLSLAVTQVLAHGMIAPLRAMAAAASSLAHGDYSRRVRATSRDEVGRLAVVFNRMAADLEAADRARRELIANVSHELRTPISALRAVLENVVDGVTEPDGAAVKAALAQTERLGLLVEELLDLSRLEAGAVPLDVSEFEVEPFLAEVVRQAQTAGRAVRYRLDVRPPGLSARADEGRLHQVMANLVDNAAKHSPADGLVQVSAVRTALGALRVEVADEGPGIPEPERARVFERFTRGSTGKSASGGGTGLGLAIARWAVQLHGGTIEVMPSARGALIRLELPAEQPSAQRLSE, encoded by the coding sequence GTGAGGCCGCGCGACCGGGTGCGGCGGCGCGACCGGGTGACCCGGCTGCGCGAACTCCAGCCCCTCGACCGGCTCTCCTCGCTCCGGATCAAGCTCGGCGTGCTGGTGGCGGCCTCGGTCACGGTCTCGGCCGGGTTCGTCGCGATCGGGGTGACCCTCGGCATCCAGGCCAGGTACGTGGTCACGGTCGCGGTGCTGCTCTCGCTCGCGGTCACCCAGGTGCTGGCGCACGGCATGATCGCCCCGCTGCGCGCGATGGCCGCGGCCGCCTCGTCGCTCGCCCACGGCGACTACTCCCGCCGGGTGCGCGCCACCTCCCGGGACGAGGTCGGCCGGCTGGCCGTGGTGTTCAACCGGATGGCGGCCGATCTCGAGGCCGCCGACCGGGCCCGGCGCGAGCTGATCGCGAACGTCTCGCACGAGCTGCGCACGCCCATCTCGGCGCTGCGGGCGGTGCTCGAGAACGTGGTGGACGGCGTCACCGAGCCGGACGGCGCGGCGGTCAAGGCCGCCCTGGCCCAGACCGAGCGGCTCGGGCTGCTGGTCGAGGAGCTGCTGGACCTCTCCCGGCTCGAGGCCGGCGCCGTCCCGCTGGACGTCTCCGAGTTCGAGGTGGAGCCGTTCCTGGCCGAGGTGGTGCGCCAGGCCCAGACCGCGGGCCGGGCGGTGCGCTACCGGCTCGACGTGCGCCCGCCCGGGCTGTCCGCGCGGGCCGACGAGGGCCGGCTGCACCAGGTGATGGCCAACCTGGTGGACAACGCGGCCAAGCACTCGCCGGCGGACGGACTGGTGCAGGTCTCCGCGGTGCGCACCGCGCTCGGCGCGCTGCGGGTCGAGGTCGCGGACGAGGGGCCGGGCATTCCCGAGCCGGAGCGGGCCCGGGTGTTCGAGCGGTTCACCCGCGGCTCCACCGGCAAGAGCGCGTCCGGCGGCGGCACCGGCCTGGGTCTGGCCATCGCGCGCTGGGCGGTTCAGCTGCACGGCGGAACCATCGAGGTCATGCCCTCGGCGCGCGGGGCGCTCATCCGGCTCGAACTGCCCGCCGAGCAGCCTTCCGCGCAGCGACTATCGGAATAG
- a CDS encoding response regulator transcription factor, whose protein sequence is MSSAYSSNSNETARRKILVVEDEPTLADAVLARLNAAGFATAYAATGPAAVAAAREEQPDALVLDVMLPGFDGLEVCRRLQAERPVPVLMLTARDAESDLLAGLGAGADDYLTKPFSMRELIARITALLRRVDLVRAQALKSEAPSGEDDPAPALELGTPEHPLSVDRSRRRVRADGAEVHLTPIEFDLLLSLARRPGQVVSRQRLLAEVWDWADASGTRTVDSHVKALRKKIGAGRIRTVHGVGYALETGGEAEAP, encoded by the coding sequence ATGAGTTCGGCCTATTCCTCAAATTCCAATGAGACCGCGCGGCGCAAGATCCTCGTGGTCGAGGACGAGCCGACCCTGGCCGACGCGGTGCTGGCCCGGCTCAACGCGGCCGGGTTCGCCACCGCGTACGCCGCCACCGGTCCGGCCGCCGTCGCCGCGGCCCGCGAGGAGCAGCCGGACGCGCTGGTGCTCGACGTGATGCTGCCCGGCTTCGACGGGCTCGAGGTGTGCCGCCGGCTGCAGGCCGAGCGGCCGGTGCCGGTGCTCATGCTCACCGCCCGGGACGCCGAGTCGGACCTGCTCGCCGGGCTCGGCGCCGGCGCGGACGACTATCTGACCAAGCCCTTCTCCATGCGCGAGCTGATCGCCCGGATCACCGCGCTGCTGCGCCGGGTGGACCTGGTGCGGGCGCAGGCCCTCAAGAGCGAGGCGCCCAGCGGCGAGGACGACCCGGCCCCCGCGCTCGAGCTCGGCACGCCGGAGCACCCGCTCAGCGTCGACCGGTCCCGGCGCCGGGTGCGCGCCGACGGCGCCGAGGTGCACCTGACCCCGATCGAGTTCGACCTGCTGCTCAGCCTGGCCCGGCGCCCGGGCCAGGTGGTCTCCCGGCAGCGGCTGCTGGCCGAGGTGTGGGACTGGGCGGACGCCTCGGGCACCCGCACCGTCGACTCCCATGTCAAGGCCCTGCGGAAGAAGATCGGCGCCGGCCGGATCCGCACCGTGCACGGCGTGGGCTACGCGCTCGAGACCGGCGGCGAGGCTGAGGCGCCGTGA
- the pgi gene encoding glucose-6-phosphate isomerase, translating into MTQQLTETAQWQALSKHREAFGQTHLRELFSDDPGRAERLRLEVGDLAVDFSKHLVTDETLALLLELAKTRGVEQLRDAMFAGEKINVTENRAVLHVALRAPRGEHISVDGEDVVPGVHEVLDRMSAFSDRVRSGEWTGATGKRIRNVVNIGIGGSDLGPAMAYEALREYSDRSLSFHFVSNVDGADLYEATRDLDAAETLFIISSKTFTTVETITNATSAKAWLLGQLGGDESAVAKHFVAVSTNDAEVAKFGIDTANMFGFWDWVGGRYSYDSAIGLSLMIAIGPERFGEMLAGFHTVDQHFRHTPLERNVPALLGLLGVWYGSFFDAQTHAVLPYSHYLSKFSAYLQQLDMESNGKSVQRDGEPVAWQTGPIVWGTPGTNGQHAYYQLIHQGTKIIPADFIGFAEPVVPAADPRGAHHDMLTANFLAQTEALAFGKTREQVEAEGTAAAIVPHRVFQGNHPTTTILAPKLTPSVLGQLVALYEHKVFTQGAVWNINSFDQWGVELGKVLAKKIEPELVADGTPAPAAHDSSTNELVKTYRELRGR; encoded by the coding sequence ATGACGCAGCAGTTGACCGAGACCGCGCAGTGGCAGGCATTGTCCAAGCACCGGGAGGCGTTCGGGCAGACGCATCTACGGGAGCTGTTCTCCGACGACCCGGGCCGGGCCGAGCGGCTGCGGCTCGAGGTGGGCGACCTGGCCGTGGACTTCTCCAAGCACCTGGTCACCGACGAGACGCTGGCGCTGCTGCTGGAACTGGCCAAGACACGCGGGGTCGAGCAGCTGCGCGACGCGATGTTCGCGGGCGAGAAGATCAACGTCACCGAGAACCGGGCGGTGCTGCACGTGGCGCTGCGCGCGCCGCGGGGCGAGCACATCTCGGTGGACGGCGAGGACGTCGTGCCGGGCGTGCACGAGGTGCTCGACCGGATGTCCGCGTTCAGCGACCGGGTGCGCTCGGGCGAGTGGACCGGGGCGACCGGAAAGCGCATCAGGAACGTCGTCAACATCGGCATCGGCGGCTCGGACCTCGGCCCGGCGATGGCCTACGAGGCGCTGCGCGAGTACTCGGACCGCTCGCTCAGCTTCCACTTCGTCTCCAACGTGGACGGCGCGGACCTGTACGAGGCCACCCGCGACCTGGACGCGGCCGAGACGCTGTTCATCATCTCGTCCAAGACCTTCACCACGGTCGAGACCATCACCAACGCGACGTCCGCCAAGGCCTGGCTGCTCGGCCAGCTCGGCGGCGACGAGTCGGCGGTGGCGAAGCACTTCGTCGCGGTGTCCACCAACGACGCCGAGGTGGCGAAGTTCGGCATCGACACCGCGAACATGTTCGGGTTCTGGGACTGGGTCGGCGGCCGCTACTCGTACGACTCGGCCATCGGCCTGTCGCTGATGATCGCGATCGGCCCGGAGCGCTTCGGCGAGATGCTGGCCGGGTTCCACACCGTGGACCAGCACTTCCGTCACACGCCGCTGGAGCGCAACGTCCCGGCGCTGCTCGGCCTGCTCGGGGTCTGGTACGGCTCCTTCTTCGACGCGCAGACCCACGCGGTGCTGCCGTACTCGCACTACCTCTCGAAGTTCTCCGCGTACCTGCAGCAGCTGGACATGGAGTCCAACGGCAAGTCGGTCCAGCGCGACGGCGAGCCGGTGGCCTGGCAGACCGGCCCGATCGTCTGGGGCACGCCCGGCACCAACGGCCAGCACGCCTACTACCAGCTGATCCATCAGGGCACGAAGATCATCCCGGCCGACTTCATCGGCTTCGCCGAGCCGGTCGTCCCCGCCGCCGACCCGCGCGGCGCGCACCACGACATGCTCACCGCGAACTTCCTGGCCCAGACCGAGGCGCTGGCCTTCGGCAAGACCCGCGAGCAGGTCGAGGCCGAGGGCACCGCGGCCGCGATCGTGCCGCACCGGGTGTTCCAGGGCAACCACCCCACCACCACGATCCTCGCGCCGAAGCTCACCCCGTCGGTGCTGGGCCAGCTCGTCGCGCTCTACGAGCACAAGGTGTTCACCCAGGGCGCGGTGTGGAACATCAACTCGTTCGACCAGTGGGGCGTGGAGCTCGGCAAGGTGCTCGCGAAGAAGATCGAGCCCGAGCTCGTCGCCGACGGCACCCCCGCCCCCGCCGCGCACGACTCGTCCACGAACGAGCTGGTCAAGACCTACCGGGAGCTGCGCGGGCGGTAG
- a CDS encoding type II toxin-antitoxin system Phd/YefM family antitoxin, whose amino-acid sequence MTRTITQRELRNESAAVMDAVEGGETIVVTRNGRPVAELRPIRARRSVPLDEIREQFALLPRMSYTEMRADIEEFFGDDDRIRDEDYE is encoded by the coding sequence ATGACTCGGACGATCACACAACGCGAGCTGCGCAATGAGAGCGCCGCGGTGATGGACGCCGTCGAGGGTGGCGAGACGATCGTCGTCACCCGCAATGGCCGTCCGGTAGCGGAACTTCGGCCGATAAGAGCGCGCCGCTCGGTTCCTCTGGACGAGATCCGGGAGCAGTTCGCGCTGCTTCCTCGCATGAGTTACACCGAGATGAGAGCGGACATCGAAGAGTTCTTCGGGGACGACGACCGGATTCGCGACGAGGACTATGAGTAG
- a CDS encoding type II toxin-antitoxin system VapC family toxin: MLDTCVIIDLEVLAAADLPLDGKISTVSVSELMIGVHIAKTPVEHSIRVTRLMSVGANFVDPLPFDERAMNVFNTLAALTVAIGRNPKPRKNGLMIAATAVANGLPLYTANVEDFKGLESMLEVIGVQAA; the protein is encoded by the coding sequence TTGCTGGATACCTGCGTCATCATCGACCTCGAGGTCCTGGCTGCGGCGGATCTACCCCTGGACGGGAAGATCTCGACGGTTTCGGTATCCGAACTCATGATCGGCGTGCACATCGCGAAGACCCCGGTCGAACACTCGATCCGGGTGACTCGGTTGATGTCCGTCGGAGCCAACTTCGTCGACCCACTGCCGTTCGACGAGCGGGCGATGAACGTCTTCAACACCCTTGCCGCGCTGACCGTCGCGATCGGCCGCAATCCGAAGCCGCGCAAGAACGGCCTCATGATCGCCGCGACCGCCGTCGCCAACGGCCTGCCGCTGTACACGGCCAACGTGGAGGATTTCAAGGGGCTGGAGAGCATGCTCGAGGTCATCGGCGTCCAGGCCGCCTGA
- the era gene encoding GTPase Era codes for MTEPAPTAAGRAPEGAGSATPASYLDVPEDYRAGFACFVGRPNAGKSTLTNALVGAKIAITSGRPQTTRHTVRGIVHRADAQLVLVDTPGLHRPRTLLGERLNEQVRATWAEVDVIGFCIPADQEIGPGDRYIAQQLAEVRRTPKVAVVTKTDAMGKQAVGEQLLAVLELGKEVGIDWAEIVPVSAVTNAQVGLLADLLVRQLPQSPPLYPGGELTDEPEQVMVAELIREAALEGVRDELPHSLAVTVEEMIPRADRPKDKPLLDVHATLYVERSSQKSIVIGTGGARLRDVGTRARKQIEGLLGTPVFLDLHVKVAKDWQRDPKQLQRLGF; via the coding sequence ATGACGGAGCCGGCGCCGACGGCGGCCGGGCGGGCGCCCGAGGGCGCCGGGTCGGCCACGCCGGCCTCCTACCTGGACGTCCCGGAGGACTACCGGGCCGGCTTCGCCTGCTTCGTCGGGCGGCCCAACGCGGGCAAGTCGACCCTGACGAACGCGCTGGTCGGCGCGAAGATCGCGATCACCTCCGGGCGGCCGCAGACCACCCGGCACACCGTGCGCGGCATCGTGCACCGGGCCGACGCCCAGCTGGTGCTGGTGGACACCCCCGGCCTGCACCGGCCGCGCACGCTGCTCGGCGAGCGGCTCAACGAGCAGGTCCGGGCCACCTGGGCCGAGGTCGACGTGATCGGCTTCTGCATCCCGGCCGACCAGGAGATCGGGCCGGGCGACCGCTACATCGCGCAGCAGCTCGCGGAGGTCCGGCGTACGCCCAAGGTCGCCGTGGTCACCAAGACCGACGCGATGGGCAAGCAGGCCGTGGGCGAGCAGCTGCTCGCCGTGCTCGAGCTCGGCAAGGAGGTCGGCATCGACTGGGCCGAGATCGTCCCGGTCTCCGCGGTCACCAACGCGCAGGTCGGGCTGCTCGCGGACCTGCTGGTCCGGCAGCTGCCGCAGTCCCCGCCGCTCTACCCCGGCGGTGAGCTGACCGACGAGCCGGAGCAGGTCATGGTGGCCGAGCTCATCCGCGAGGCCGCGCTCGAGGGCGTGCGTGACGAGCTGCCGCACTCGCTCGCGGTCACCGTCGAGGAGATGATCCCGCGCGCCGACCGGCCCAAGGACAAGCCGCTGCTCGACGTGCACGCCACGCTCTACGTGGAGCGCTCGAGCCAGAAGTCCATCGTCATCGGCACCGGCGGCGCGCGGCTGCGCGACGTCGGCACCCGCGCCCGCAAGCAGATCGAGGGGCTGCTCGGCACGCCGGTCTTCCTGGACCTGCACGTGAAGGTGGCCAAGGACTGGCAGCGGGACCCGAAGCAGCTGCAGCGGCTGGGGTTCTAG
- a CDS encoding SRPBCC family protein, producing MTTSNLAEARITSSAAPAAFFAKWADMATWPEWNADTSWVRLDGPFATGSTGVLKPKGGPKTSFVLAKVSDDEFTDVSTLLGARLTFRHLVTVTSAGTDVAVAVTLAGPLARVWNVILGKGIKATLQRDLEALKAHAESMQGIDTPADSTAVAQVSA from the coding sequence ATGACGACATCGAACCTCGCCGAAGCCCGGATCACCTCCTCCGCCGCCCCGGCGGCCTTCTTCGCGAAGTGGGCCGACATGGCCACCTGGCCGGAGTGGAACGCCGACACCTCGTGGGTCCGCCTCGACGGCCCCTTCGCCACCGGCTCCACCGGAGTCCTCAAGCCCAAGGGCGGACCGAAGACCTCCTTCGTGCTGGCGAAGGTCTCCGACGACGAGTTCACCGACGTCTCCACGCTGCTCGGCGCGCGCCTGACCTTCCGCCACCTCGTCACGGTCACCTCCGCGGGGACGGACGTCGCCGTCGCGGTGACGCTGGCCGGTCCGCTCGCGCGGGTGTGGAACGTCATCCTCGGCAAGGGGATCAAGGCCACGCTCCAGCGCGACCTCGAGGCACTCAAGGCCCACGCCGAGTCGATGCAGGGCATTGATACTCCGGCCGATTCGACCGCGGTGGCACAGGTGTCCGCATGA
- a CDS encoding EVE domain-containing protein codes for MSGYWLGVVCRDHVRRGTAAGVVQLNHGARAPLARLEPGDGFVYYSPRTSMKAGTPLQAFTAIGRIADGEIWQADEGDFKPWRRRVDYLGDVREAPVADFHGGLDLTDGPNWGNRLRRGLVPLTASDFAAIETAMVTG; via the coding sequence ATGAGCGGGTACTGGCTCGGCGTGGTGTGCCGCGACCACGTACGTCGGGGCACGGCCGCCGGCGTCGTCCAGCTCAACCACGGCGCCCGCGCGCCGCTCGCCCGGCTCGAGCCCGGCGACGGGTTCGTCTACTACTCGCCGCGCACCTCGATGAAGGCCGGCACCCCGCTGCAGGCGTTCACCGCGATCGGGCGGATCGCCGACGGCGAGATCTGGCAGGCCGACGAGGGCGACTTCAAGCCGTGGCGCCGCCGCGTGGACTACCTCGGCGACGTCCGCGAGGCGCCGGTGGCCGACTTCCACGGCGGCCTGGACCTGACCGACGGCCCCAACTGGGGCAACCGGCTGCGGCGCGGCCTCGTGCCGCTCACCGCGAGCGACTTCGCCGCGATCGAGACGGCTATGGTCACGGGGTGA
- a CDS encoding MarR family winged helix-turn-helix transcriptional regulator, with amino-acid sequence MTARELNTEFADADESPGLLLWQVTNRWQAAQRAALKPYGLTHVQFVLLAGLTWLGTAGPVTQRHLADHTATDAMMTSQVLRTLEAAELVERRPHPHDARARALTVTAAGRELANRAIVAVEQCDRDFFAALGSDAAAFTRALRTLKKTS; translated from the coding sequence GTGACCGCACGCGAGTTGAACACCGAGTTCGCCGACGCCGACGAGAGCCCCGGTCTGTTGCTGTGGCAGGTCACCAACCGGTGGCAGGCCGCGCAACGGGCCGCCCTCAAGCCCTACGGGCTCACCCACGTCCAGTTCGTCCTGCTCGCCGGGCTCACCTGGCTCGGCACCGCGGGTCCGGTCACCCAACGCCACCTGGCCGACCACACCGCCACGGACGCGATGATGACCTCCCAGGTCCTGCGCACCCTCGAGGCCGCGGAACTGGTCGAACGCCGCCCGCATCCGCACGACGCCCGGGCCCGCGCCCTGACCGTCACCGCGGCCGGGCGCGAGCTGGCCAACCGCGCCATCGTGGCCGTCGAACAGTGCGATCGGGACTTCTTCGCCGCTCTGGGAAGCGACGCAGCCGCGTTCACCAGAGCTCTGCGAACGCTCAAGAAGACGTCGTGA
- a CDS encoding GNAT family N-acetyltransferase has product MRPRPLFAPAATAVRPWRVTRVRATAEHVLPLDELDELVACQNAADLADRPGEVPSARAELLAQLAPPFRGSRFVHLAHDRSGRLLGYARLGIYSAFHRELAHATLTVHPAARRHGVGSTLLAELAGAALANGRRRLVLDGPRNAATDAFARSGGLAVSSCDLRSRLKLDEPGLAERLAAAIPPQRSPGLLALRWAGACPAYLLESLTQTLDCLHADPGDPGVTPFTAAEVRHREHAAHRVGLREYTACLLDADSGRIAALSTAHTADGVRGEQNETVVVPDYRGQGLAIRVKAYLVRELLRAEPGLRVLETYNAVGNTRILAVNRALGFVPVDTHAAWTMPL; this is encoded by the coding sequence ATGCGCCCGCGTCCCCTGTTCGCCCCCGCCGCCACCGCCGTGCGGCCGTGGCGGGTCACCCGGGTGCGCGCGACGGCCGAACACGTGCTGCCGCTTGACGAACTGGACGAGCTGGTGGCCTGTCAGAACGCCGCCGATCTGGCCGACCGTCCGGGCGAAGTGCCCAGTGCGCGGGCCGAGCTGCTGGCCCAACTGGCCCCGCCGTTCCGCGGCAGCCGATTCGTGCACCTGGCCCACGATCGCTCCGGGCGACTGCTCGGCTACGCCCGGTTGGGCATCTACAGTGCGTTCCACCGGGAGCTGGCGCACGCCACCCTGACCGTGCATCCGGCCGCCCGCCGGCACGGCGTCGGTTCGACGCTGTTGGCCGAACTGGCCGGCGCGGCCCTGGCGAACGGCCGGCGTCGGCTGGTGCTCGACGGCCCGCGCAACGCCGCGACCGATGCGTTCGCCCGCAGCGGCGGCCTGGCGGTGTCGAGCTGCGATCTGCGCTCCCGGCTGAAGCTGGACGAGCCGGGCTTGGCCGAGCGGCTGGCGGCCGCGATCCCGCCGCAGCGTTCGCCCGGCCTGCTCGCCCTGCGCTGGGCCGGCGCCTGCCCGGCCTACCTGCTCGAATCGCTCACCCAGACCCTCGACTGCCTGCACGCCGACCCGGGCGACCCGGGCGTCACCCCGTTCACCGCGGCCGAGGTGCGCCACCGCGAGCACGCCGCGCACCGGGTGGGCCTGCGCGAGTACACCGCGTGCCTCCTGGACGCCGACTCCGGCCGGATCGCCGCGCTCTCCACCGCCCACACCGCCGACGGCGTGCGCGGCGAGCAGAACGAGACGGTGGTGGTGCCGGACTACCGCGGCCAGGGCCTGGCGATCCGAGTCAAGGCGTATCTCGTCAGGGAACTGCTACGGGCCGAGCCCGGCCTGCGCGTCCTCGAGACCTACAACGCCGTCGGCAATACCCGGATACTCGCGGTCAACCGGGCGCTGGGCTTCGTCCCCGTCGACACCCACGCCGCCTGGACCATGCCGCTGTAG
- the leuA gene encoding 2-isopropylmalate synthase, with protein MTIAPSAASAAAGQYDRVAAQRPSGMPIHKYVPFQPVDLPDRTWPDRVIERAPRWCAVDLRDGNQALIDPMSPARKLKMFDLLVSMGYKEIEVGFPSASQTDFDFVRQIIEEGRIPDDVVIQVLTQAREHLIERTFEAIRGAKQAIVHLYNSTSTLQRRVVFEQDRDGIKQIAVDGARLCKKFADELTGTEVYFEYSPESYTGTELDYAVEVCDAVNEVWQPTPERKVIINLPATVEMATPNVYADSIEWMSRNLKNRESIVLSLHPHNDRGTAVAAAEQGYMAGADRIEGCLFGNGERTGNVCLVTLGLNLFSQGVDPRIDFSDIDEVRRTVEYCNQLPVHPRHPYGGDLVYTAFSGSHQDAIKKGFDHLHRDAAAAGKGIDEMLWAVPYLPIDPKDVGRTYEAVIRVNSQSGKGGVAYVLKNDHQLDLPRRLQIEFSGIIQAKTDAEGGEVSPTEIWRVFANEYLPTPDEPWGRYQLAGYRSEANLEGKDALSVDLTVDGTASTVLSEGNGPIDAFVNALTQQLDVDLRFLDYAEHAMSAGGDASAAAYVECAVDGKVLWGVGVDANIVTASLKAVVSAVNRAVRAQ; from the coding sequence ATGACCATCGCCCCTTCCGCCGCCTCCGCCGCGGCCGGCCAGTACGACCGTGTCGCCGCCCAGCGGCCGAGCGGGATGCCCATCCACAAGTACGTGCCCTTCCAGCCGGTCGATCTGCCCGACCGGACCTGGCCGGACCGGGTGATCGAACGGGCGCCGCGCTGGTGCGCGGTGGACCTGCGCGACGGCAACCAGGCCCTGATCGACCCGATGAGCCCGGCCCGCAAGCTGAAGATGTTCGACCTGCTGGTCTCCATGGGCTACAAGGAGATCGAGGTCGGCTTCCCCTCGGCCTCGCAGACCGACTTCGACTTCGTCCGGCAGATCATCGAAGAGGGCCGGATCCCGGACGACGTGGTGATCCAGGTGCTGACCCAGGCGCGCGAGCACCTGATCGAGCGCACCTTCGAGGCGATCCGCGGCGCGAAGCAGGCGATCGTGCACCTGTACAACTCCACCTCCACGCTGCAGCGGCGGGTGGTGTTCGAGCAGGACCGCGACGGGATCAAGCAGATCGCGGTGGACGGCGCCCGGCTGTGCAAGAAGTTCGCCGACGAGCTGACCGGCACCGAGGTCTACTTCGAGTACTCGCCCGAGTCCTACACCGGCACCGAGCTGGACTACGCGGTAGAGGTCTGCGACGCGGTCAACGAGGTCTGGCAGCCCACGCCGGAGCGCAAGGTCATCATCAACCTGCCCGCCACGGTGGAGATGGCCACCCCGAACGTCTACGCCGACTCGATCGAGTGGATGAGCCGGAACCTGAAGAACCGCGAGTCGATCGTGCTCTCGCTGCACCCGCACAACGACCGCGGCACCGCGGTGGCGGCGGCCGAGCAGGGCTACATGGCCGGGGCGGACCGGATCGAGGGCTGCCTGTTCGGCAACGGCGAGCGAACCGGCAACGTCTGCCTGGTGACCCTGGGGCTGAACCTGTTCTCCCAGGGCGTGGACCCGCGGATCGACTTCTCCGACATCGACGAGGTGCGCCGCACCGTCGAGTACTGCAACCAGCTGCCGGTGCACCCGCGCCACCCGTACGGCGGCGACCTGGTCTACACCGCGTTCTCCGGCTCGCATCAGGATGCGATCAAGAAGGGCTTCGACCACCTGCACCGGGACGCCGCGGCGGCCGGCAAGGGGATCGACGAGATGCTGTGGGCGGTGCCCTACCTGCCGATCGACCCGAAGGACGTGGGCCGCACCTACGAGGCGGTCATCCGGGTCAACTCGCAGTCCGGCAAGGGCGGCGTGGCCTACGTGCTCAAGAACGACCACCAGCTGGACCTGCCGCGCCGGCTGCAGATCGAGTTCTCCGGGATCATCCAGGCCAAGACCGACGCCGAGGGCGGCGAGGTCTCCCCGACCGAGATCTGGCGGGTGTTCGCCAACGAGTACCTGCCCACGCCGGACGAGCCGTGGGGCCGCTACCAGCTGGCCGGGTACCGCTCCGAGGCGAACCTCGAGGGCAAGGACGCGCTGAGCGTGGACCTGACCGTGGACGGCACGGCGAGCACCGTGCTGTCCGAGGGCAACGGCCCGATCGACGCGTTCGTCAATGCCCTGACGCAGCAGCTGGACGTGGACCTGCGCTTCCTCGACTACGCCGAGCACGCGATGTCGGCGGGCGGGGACGCGAGCGCGGCCGCGTACGTGGAGTGCGCGGTGGACGGCAAGGTGCTGTGGGGCGTGGGCGTGGACGCCAACATCGTCACCGCTTCGCTCAAGGCCGTGGTCTCCGCGGTGAACCGGGCGGTGCGCGCGCAGTAG
- a CDS encoding TerB family tellurite resistance protein: MLLLVWGFKVFYKVLDTGTFFCPRCGGDRAFEHRVGKKWFRLYWIPLFPCSGPINEHVRCTTCQGMYTLQALNHPTSNQLSSLLLDGVRGVLVHVLRAGSIQSPGPREIAVSEIQAHGLPGYDDASLQADLDVVPGDISGLLTNLGGQLAGPGKEDLLRAAVRVALADGPLTDLERNVVNSTGAILGMTQAHALGVIAMTEQSAQR, from the coding sequence ATGTTGTTATTAGTCTGGGGCTTCAAGGTCTTCTACAAGGTGCTCGACACCGGCACCTTCTTCTGCCCGCGCTGCGGCGGCGACCGCGCCTTCGAGCACCGGGTGGGCAAGAAGTGGTTCCGGCTCTACTGGATCCCGCTGTTCCCGTGCAGCGGCCCGATCAACGAGCACGTGCGCTGCACCACCTGCCAGGGCATGTACACGCTGCAGGCGCTCAACCACCCCACCAGCAACCAGCTCTCCTCGCTGCTGCTCGACGGCGTGCGCGGGGTGCTGGTGCACGTTCTGCGGGCCGGCTCGATCCAGTCGCCCGGCCCGCGCGAGATCGCGGTCAGCGAGATCCAGGCGCACGGGCTGCCCGGGTACGACGACGCCAGCCTGCAGGCCGACCTGGACGTGGTGCCCGGCGACATCAGCGGCCTGCTGACCAACCTGGGCGGGCAACTGGCCGGCCCGGGCAAGGAGGACCTGCTGCGCGCCGCGGTGCGGGTGGCGCTGGCGGACGGGCCGCTGACCGACCTCGAGCGCAACGTGGTCAACAGCACCGGCGCGATCCTCGGCATGACCCAGGCGCACGCGCTCGGCGTGATCGCGATGACGGAGCAGTCCGCGCAGCGCTGA